A window of Natrinema versiforme contains these coding sequences:
- a CDS encoding protein sorting system archaetidylserine synthase (This PssA-like phosphatidyltransferase, along with a PssD-like decarboxylase, is required in Haloarchaea for the archaeosortase ArtA to replace the PGF-CTERM sorting signal with a C-terminal lipid anchor.): MLPRFAGRLGIADAVTIANAALGFVAVVVAVVDIDLAARLILLAAIADGLDGILARRYGGTDAGPYLDSLADVASFAVAPAVLSFVVVTDGLEVGFDAITPELLVVTAVCALFVAMAVTRLGMYTAYDISGSYTEGVQTTLAATVLGAAILAGETQPWLVLAVTGAFCYLMVSRIQYPDLLARDAAIMGVVHALAILVPNFVGRTFPYALLTLGLAYMALSPWLYWGDAERTGEVDVHGNA; the protein is encoded by the coding sequence ATGCTCCCCCGGTTCGCCGGTCGGCTCGGGATCGCCGACGCGGTGACGATCGCAAACGCCGCGCTGGGGTTCGTCGCGGTCGTCGTCGCCGTCGTCGATATCGATCTCGCCGCCCGACTCATCCTGCTGGCGGCGATCGCGGACGGCCTCGACGGCATCCTCGCGCGCCGCTACGGTGGCACCGACGCCGGTCCCTACCTCGATTCGCTCGCCGACGTCGCCTCCTTCGCCGTCGCCCCCGCAGTGCTCTCCTTCGTCGTCGTCACCGACGGCCTCGAGGTCGGGTTCGACGCGATCACCCCCGAACTGCTGGTCGTAACCGCGGTCTGTGCGCTGTTCGTCGCGATGGCCGTCACCCGACTCGGGATGTACACCGCCTACGACATCTCGGGTAGTTACACCGAGGGCGTCCAGACGACGCTGGCCGCGACCGTTCTGGGCGCGGCCATCCTCGCGGGCGAGACCCAACCGTGGCTCGTGCTCGCGGTCACCGGCGCGTTCTGTTACCTGATGGTCTCGCGGATTCAGTACCCCGATCTGCTGGCTCGAGACGCCGCGATCATGGGCGTCGTCCACGCGCTCGCGATTCTCGTGCCGAATTTCGTCGGTCGGACGTTTCCCTACGCCCTCCTGACGCTCGGACTCGCCTACATGGCACTCAGTCCGTGGCTCTACTGGGGCGACGCCGAGCGGACCGGCGAGGTCGACGTGCATGGAAACGCTTAG
- a CDS encoding HEAT repeat domain-containing protein, whose protein sequence is MSEDETTGDDAAAEGEADEAEQSVDLEAIRERLEALAADIEGLESNLEAAETEDDLDVVEADLDSFRTELESVEVPEPPETDDEDEEEDEEPAPEEELQDEYDEIESDLSDLESDLEDQRGPYGEDVVDEIDDASGTITGTRWTEEGNAELIEAVDDFLDDLNDLLGSSVTLVNEGETVPDQLDATLDNAATAVEDAALDADDDAETIAGLLEATDDLQSDIDDATEWTDLEIREQLRREGYYDVLDHVKDFPPEWHALKVHEKQGNVDQILLALDTFDSDFMEEHCMESLERMGSSAEPAIDAMLQKANRRDQAAMRILGKIGVENEEIVETLVDYVDSNPNLQQPAFRALGEIGAADAVEPVAQQLVADEADVRSWAARALGLIGDTRAIEPLADVLEDDDSDRVRASAAWALNRIGTQEALEIVADYDDDRAYLVQAEAENADLEPAA, encoded by the coding sequence ATGAGCGAGGACGAGACGACCGGTGACGACGCGGCCGCCGAAGGGGAAGCGGACGAGGCGGAGCAGTCGGTCGACCTCGAGGCCATCCGCGAACGGCTCGAGGCCCTCGCCGCCGATATCGAGGGGCTCGAGTCGAACCTCGAGGCGGCCGAGACCGAAGACGACCTCGATGTCGTCGAGGCCGATCTCGACTCCTTCCGGACCGAACTCGAGAGCGTCGAGGTGCCGGAACCGCCCGAGACCGACGACGAGGACGAGGAAGAAGACGAGGAACCTGCGCCCGAAGAGGAGCTACAGGACGAGTACGACGAGATCGAGAGCGACCTCTCGGACCTCGAGTCCGATCTCGAGGACCAGCGCGGTCCCTACGGGGAAGACGTCGTGGACGAGATCGACGACGCGAGCGGGACGATCACGGGCACCCGCTGGACCGAGGAGGGCAACGCCGAACTGATCGAGGCGGTCGACGACTTCCTCGACGACCTGAACGACCTGCTCGGAAGCTCGGTCACGCTGGTCAACGAGGGCGAGACGGTCCCCGATCAGTTGGACGCGACCCTCGACAACGCGGCTACAGCCGTCGAGGACGCCGCCCTCGACGCGGACGACGACGCCGAGACGATCGCCGGCCTGCTCGAGGCGACCGACGACCTCCAGAGCGATATCGACGACGCGACCGAGTGGACCGACCTCGAGATCCGCGAACAGCTCCGCCGCGAGGGCTACTACGACGTGCTCGACCACGTCAAGGACTTCCCGCCGGAGTGGCACGCGCTCAAGGTCCACGAGAAGCAGGGCAACGTCGATCAGATCCTGCTCGCGCTCGATACCTTCGACTCCGACTTCATGGAGGAACACTGCATGGAATCGCTCGAGCGCATGGGTTCCAGCGCGGAGCCGGCCATCGACGCGATGCTACAGAAGGCGAACCGGCGCGATCAGGCCGCCATGCGTATCCTCGGGAAGATCGGCGTCGAGAACGAGGAGATCGTCGAGACACTAGTCGATTACGTCGACTCCAACCCGAACCTCCAACAGCCCGCGTTCCGCGCGCTCGGCGAAATCGGTGCCGCGGACGCGGTCGAGCCGGTCGCCCAACAGCTCGTCGCCGACGAGGCCGATGTCCGTAGCTGGGCCGCTCGCGCGCTCGGCCTGATCGGCGACACCCGTGCCATCGAGCCGCTCGCGGACGTCCTCGAAGACGACGATTCCGACCGCGTCCGCGCCAGCGCCGCGTGGGCGCTCAACCGCATCGGCACGCAGGAGGCCCTCGAGATCGTCGCCGACTACGACGACGACCGCGCGTATCTCGTCCAGGCCGAAGCCGAGAACGCCGACCTCGAGCCCGCGGCCTGA
- a CDS encoding phospholipase D-like domain-containing protein encodes MHARRAALVTVFVCSLLCSTAVLASFAVAYGTAVGDRPAARAIADSNSNPAAGPLACPARAADGYATSSDTPTQPRIVGLYPNPTTDGNVGEFVVLETPPETRLENVTLTDGHTTARLPNETVSERVAVSTAPNVTRTLTDAPVLELEGHLQLAADGDDLRLRNATATIDSVAYERAPTAERWYRTAGNGDERPTQGEWWPRDATCLPVSSSEVDDATAFVLPDGPEIPRETIRNADDRLLLAGYTVTSETIAADLAAAAERGVDVKVLLEASPVGGTPAPTDGVIETLESGGVEVRATGGEGARYRYHHPKYAVADDRVLVTSENWKPSGVGGESSRGWGVRLADEGLAADLATVFRADFAGRDTVSGETYRRTTSFVEEDGQDFVATDSGSVFPTNHEAATIPVESAELLLAPDNADRRLQELLADADDEILVIQPTIAADVSVLKETLAAARRGVDVRILLGSAWYNADENEALAADLERVAEQEDLPLEVRLVEGTDRFEKVHAKGVVIDRETAVVGSANWNANSLENNREVLVALHGDEVASYYADVFDADWSGDSWSFPVGLAVAVAVALAAAALVGRRYIRFGNSEDGDIDPIEPGSETEK; translated from the coding sequence ATGCACGCCCGGCGGGCCGCCCTCGTCACCGTATTCGTCTGCAGTCTCCTCTGTAGTACCGCGGTCCTCGCGAGCTTTGCGGTCGCCTACGGGACCGCGGTGGGCGATCGACCCGCCGCTCGAGCGATTGCGGACTCGAACTCGAACCCGGCTGCTGGTCCCCTCGCCTGTCCCGCTCGGGCCGCTGACGGATACGCAACTAGCAGCGACACCCCGACGCAACCGCGAATCGTCGGCCTCTACCCGAATCCGACGACCGACGGAAACGTCGGCGAGTTCGTCGTCCTCGAGACGCCGCCCGAAACCCGACTCGAGAACGTCACGCTCACCGACGGCCACACGACGGCGAGACTCCCGAACGAGACGGTTTCCGAACGTGTCGCCGTGAGCACGGCTCCGAACGTCACGCGAACGCTGACCGACGCGCCGGTCCTCGAACTCGAGGGTCACCTCCAACTCGCGGCCGACGGCGACGACCTCCGACTGCGAAACGCGACGGCCACGATCGATTCGGTTGCCTACGAGCGCGCGCCGACTGCGGAACGGTGGTATCGAACCGCTGGCAACGGCGATGAGCGGCCGACGCAGGGGGAGTGGTGGCCGCGAGACGCGACCTGTCTCCCCGTCTCGAGCAGCGAGGTCGACGACGCCACGGCGTTCGTCCTCCCCGATGGGCCCGAAATTCCACGAGAAACGATCCGAAACGCCGACGATCGGCTCCTGCTGGCCGGCTACACCGTCACCTCCGAAACGATCGCCGCCGACCTCGCCGCCGCGGCCGAGCGCGGCGTCGACGTCAAGGTCCTCCTCGAGGCGAGCCCCGTCGGCGGGACGCCAGCACCGACCGACGGCGTCATCGAGACGCTCGAGTCGGGCGGCGTCGAGGTGCGAGCCACCGGCGGCGAGGGCGCGCGGTATCGGTATCACCATCCCAAATACGCCGTCGCCGACGACCGCGTGCTGGTCACCAGCGAGAACTGGAAGCCGTCGGGCGTCGGCGGCGAGAGCAGCCGCGGCTGGGGCGTCCGACTCGCGGACGAGGGTCTGGCAGCCGACCTCGCGACCGTCTTTCGCGCCGACTTCGCGGGTCGAGACACGGTGTCCGGCGAGACCTATCGCAGGACCACCTCGTTCGTCGAGGAAGACGGTCAAGACTTTGTGGCCACCGACTCCGGGTCCGTGTTCCCGACGAACCACGAGGCAGCGACGATCCCCGTCGAGTCGGCCGAGCTCCTGCTCGCGCCGGACAACGCCGACCGACGGTTGCAGGAATTGCTGGCCGACGCCGACGACGAAATCCTCGTCATCCAGCCCACTATCGCCGCTGACGTCTCGGTGCTCAAGGAGACGCTCGCGGCGGCGCGCCGCGGCGTCGACGTTCGAATCCTGCTCGGGTCGGCGTGGTACAACGCCGACGAGAACGAGGCGCTCGCGGCCGACCTCGAGCGGGTCGCCGAGCAAGAGGACCTCCCGCTCGAGGTCCGCCTCGTCGAGGGTACCGATCGGTTCGAAAAGGTCCACGCTAAGGGCGTCGTGATCGACCGGGAGACCGCCGTCGTCGGCAGTGCGAATTGGAACGCAAATTCGCTCGAGAACAACCGCGAGGTGCTCGTCGCGCTGCACGGAGACGAGGTCGCGAGCTACTACGCCGACGTGTTCGACGCCGACTGGTCGGGCGACTCGTGGTCGTTCCCGGTCGGGCTGGCCGTGGCAGTCGCCGTCGCCCTCGCGGCCGCCGCGCTCGTCGGGCGTCGCTACATTCGATTCGGTAACTCCGAAGACGGGGACATCGACCCGATTGAACCGGGTTCCGAAACCGAAAAGTGA
- a CDS encoding metal-dependent transcriptional regulator yields the protein MNTADQYLKAIYLAQRIEDGPASTGTLADLLEVSPASVNEMIGKLEDRELVDHEKYKGASLTDEGLERAHNALQTYCIIERFLANVLEVEEFRDEARALESVIDDTVAERLDTIIDRPEQCPDCFDAEQDCCELLELEASGRAD from the coding sequence ATGAACACCGCAGATCAATATCTCAAGGCGATCTATCTGGCGCAACGAATCGAGGACGGTCCCGCATCGACCGGCACGCTCGCGGACTTGCTCGAGGTGAGCCCGGCGAGCGTCAACGAGATGATCGGGAAACTCGAGGACCGCGAACTCGTCGACCACGAGAAGTACAAGGGTGCCAGCCTGACCGACGAGGGGCTCGAGCGCGCCCACAACGCACTGCAGACCTACTGTATCATCGAGCGGTTCCTCGCGAACGTCCTCGAAGTCGAGGAGTTCCGCGACGAGGCTCGCGCGCTCGAGAGCGTCATCGACGACACGGTCGCCGAACGGCTGGACACGATCATCGACCGGCCCGAGCAGTGCCCCGACTGTTTCGACGCCGAGCAGGACTGCTGTGAACTGCTGGAACTCGAGGCCAGCGGTCGCGCGGACTGA
- a CDS encoding enoyl-CoA hydratase/isomerase family protein: MSLGQRVSSDHQLTRLLQIGVVLEELVESRAAHHIDSLPPAERAEFDEEVEELLAEAAAESAEHRERLEALIDDLEAETVGYEEINALVDAQYGPPEDTDGVLYDQLANEETAYKFYDDLIEAIEASESEFAVDRDRLLETLSTIREEEKEGVEEVTEIMEHRA, from the coding sequence ATGAGTCTGGGACAGCGTGTCTCGAGCGACCACCAGCTGACCCGATTGCTGCAGATCGGGGTCGTGCTGGAGGAACTCGTCGAGTCACGCGCCGCCCACCACATCGACTCGCTCCCGCCGGCGGAGCGGGCGGAATTCGACGAGGAGGTGGAAGAGTTGCTCGCGGAGGCCGCCGCGGAGTCGGCCGAGCACCGCGAGCGACTCGAGGCGCTGATCGACGATCTCGAGGCCGAAACGGTCGGATACGAGGAAATCAACGCACTGGTCGACGCCCAATATGGGCCGCCGGAGGACACCGACGGCGTCCTCTACGATCAGTTAGCAAACGAGGAGACGGCCTACAAGTTCTACGACGACCTGATCGAGGCGATCGAGGCCTCCGAGTCCGAGTTCGCCGTCGATCGCGACCGGCTGCTCGAGACGCTGTCTACCATCCGCGAGGAGGAAAAGGAGGGCGTCGAGGAAGTGACCGAGATCATGGAGCACAGAGCATGA
- the sufD gene encoding Fe-S cluster assembly protein SufD, with protein sequence MSAGTQVHANLTEEQVREISGDLDEPDWLTETRLEALAALEELDMPDVIRTPGRDWTNLHDLDFESLVDPLNAAEDKDQVGPEEAEVLSWSDAVQEHEDLLKEHFGSIVDPQENYLTALSTALFSTGTVIYVPEGVDAEDVAIRTEQNSRSLFNYTLVVTEESSSVTILERQSTGAEQDEQYYSGIVEVAAGENSYVQYGSLQNLSEEAYNFTVKRGVTDTYATIDWIEGNLGTQLTKTEVSTELRGESSETQIVGAFYGHNDQHFDLDAKVWHRAEHTTADLVTRGVTDDIARSVYEGVQDVGSDAWDTSSYQRENTLMLSDESEADASPKLIINNHDTEASHSATVGQIDQEDLFYMTSRGVDPRAARNMLVEGFFVPVLEEVDVDELRDDLTELIGARLRQRD encoded by the coding sequence ATGAGCGCAGGAACACAGGTACACGCCAATCTGACCGAAGAACAGGTACGCGAAATCAGCGGGGATCTCGACGAGCCCGACTGGCTCACGGAGACCCGACTCGAGGCCCTCGCGGCCCTCGAGGAGCTCGACATGCCGGACGTCATCCGAACGCCGGGTCGGGACTGGACGAACCTCCACGACCTGGACTTCGAGTCCCTCGTGGACCCGCTGAACGCGGCCGAGGACAAGGATCAGGTCGGTCCCGAAGAAGCCGAGGTCCTGTCCTGGAGTGACGCCGTCCAGGAACACGAGGACCTCCTCAAGGAGCACTTCGGTAGCATCGTCGACCCGCAGGAGAACTACCTGACGGCGCTCTCGACGGCGCTGTTCAGCACCGGGACGGTCATCTACGTCCCCGAAGGCGTCGACGCCGAGGATGTCGCCATCCGGACCGAGCAGAACTCCCGATCGCTGTTCAACTACACGCTCGTCGTCACCGAGGAGTCGTCCTCGGTCACGATCCTCGAGCGCCAGTCGACCGGCGCAGAACAGGACGAGCAGTACTACAGCGGCATCGTCGAGGTCGCCGCCGGCGAGAACAGCTACGTGCAGTACGGCAGCCTCCAGAACCTCTCGGAGGAGGCCTACAACTTCACCGTCAAGCGCGGCGTCACCGACACCTACGCCACGATCGACTGGATTGAAGGCAACCTCGGGACGCAACTGACCAAGACCGAGGTCTCGACGGAGCTTCGCGGGGAGTCCTCTGAGACGCAGATCGTCGGGGCCTTCTACGGCCACAACGATCAGCACTTCGACCTCGACGCGAAGGTCTGGCACCGCGCCGAGCACACGACCGCAGATCTCGTCACCCGCGGCGTCACCGACGACATCGCCCGCTCGGTCTACGAGGGCGTCCAGGACGTCGGCTCCGACGCGTGGGACACCAGCTCCTACCAGCGCGAGAACACGCTGATGCTCTCCGACGAGAGCGAGGCCGACGCCTCGCCGAAGCTGATCATCAACAACCACGACACCGAGGCCAGCCACTCCGCGACGGTCGGCCAGATCGATCAGGAGGACCTGTTCTACATGACCTCCCGCGGTGTCGACCCGCGGGCCGCGCGGAACATGCTCGTCGAGGGCTTCTTCGTGCCCGTCCTCGAGGAAGTCGACGTCGACGAACTCCGCGACGATCTCACGGAATTGATCGGCGCTCGGCTCCGCCAGCGCGACTAA
- the sufB gene encoding Fe-S cluster assembly protein SufB yields the protein MSSDQDHLQETDTEARFEFKKEENSAVRSGKGLTEEVIRMISDDKDEPDWMLERRLRALEQYHNMPMPSDWPGMPDLSELDVEEIIPYIRPDVDKREGVDDWTELPDEIQDTFDKLGIPEAEKNALSGVGAQYESEVVYQNMQEQWEEKGVIFCNMDEAVREHPELVKEHFMTTCVPPSDNKFAALHGAVWSGGSFVYVPEDVTVEMPVQAYFRMNSEGMGQFEHTLIIAEEGSEVHYIEGCSAPKYGTHNLHSGGVEVFVGEDAHVQYSTVQNWSKNTFNLNTKRAICEENGTMEWVSGSMGSKVTMLYPCTILKGRGATDTHITIALAGEGQDIDTGAKVYHNAPETSSTIESKSISKDGGRTNYRGLVHIADGAEGSSTAVECDALMFDNESTSDTMPYMEIEESKVDVAHEATVGKIGDEDIFYLQSRGLDDDDAKKMIVAGFIEPITEELPIEYAVELNRLIELEMEGSLG from the coding sequence ATGAGTTCAGATCAAGACCACCTACAAGAGACAGACACCGAGGCCCGATTCGAGTTCAAGAAGGAGGAGAACTCCGCGGTCCGATCCGGCAAAGGCCTGACCGAAGAGGTCATCCGCATGATCTCCGACGACAAGGACGAGCCCGACTGGATGCTCGAGCGGCGTCTCCGCGCGCTCGAGCAGTATCACAACATGCCGATGCCGTCCGACTGGCCCGGCATGCCCGACCTCTCCGAACTGGACGTCGAGGAGATCATTCCGTACATCCGACCGGACGTCGACAAGCGCGAAGGCGTCGACGACTGGACGGAACTGCCCGACGAGATTCAGGACACGTTCGACAAGCTCGGCATCCCGGAAGCGGAGAAGAACGCCCTCTCGGGCGTCGGTGCCCAGTACGAGTCCGAGGTCGTCTACCAGAACATGCAAGAGCAGTGGGAGGAGAAGGGCGTCATCTTCTGTAACATGGATGAGGCCGTTCGAGAGCACCCCGAGCTCGTCAAAGAGCACTTCATGACGACCTGCGTGCCGCCGAGCGACAACAAGTTCGCCGCGCTGCACGGGGCCGTCTGGTCCGGCGGATCGTTCGTCTACGTTCCGGAAGACGTCACCGTCGAGATGCCGGTCCAGGCCTACTTCCGGATGAATTCGGAGGGGATGGGCCAGTTCGAGCACACGCTCATCATCGCCGAGGAAGGGTCGGAAGTCCACTACATCGAGGGCTGTTCGGCCCCGAAGTACGGCACCCACAACCTCCACTCCGGCGGCGTCGAGGTCTTCGTCGGCGAAGACGCTCACGTTCAGTACTCGACCGTCCAGAACTGGTCGAAGAACACGTTCAACCTGAACACCAAGCGCGCCATCTGCGAGGAGAACGGCACGATGGAGTGGGTCTCGGGCAGCATGGGCTCGAAAGTGACCATGCTCTACCCGTGTACGATCCTCAAGGGTCGCGGCGCGACGGACACCCACATCACCATCGCCCTGGCGGGCGAGGGGCAGGACATCGACACCGGAGCGAAGGTCTACCACAACGCGCCGGAAACCAGCTCGACCATCGAGTCCAAGTCGATCTCCAAGGACGGCGGCCGAACCAACTACCGCGGCCTCGTCCACATCGCCGACGGTGCCGAGGGTTCGAGCACCGCCGTCGAGTGTGACGCCCTGATGTTCGACAACGAGTCCACGTCGGACACCATGCCGTACATGGAGATCGAGGAGTCGAAGGTCGATGTCGCACACGAGGCGACCGTCGGCAAGATCGGCGACGAGGACATCTTCTACCTCCAGAGCCGCGGACTGGACGACGACGACGCCAAGAAGATGATCGTCGCCGGCTTCATCGAGCCGATCACGGAGGAACTGCCGATCGAGTACGCGGTCGAACTCAACCGTCTCATCGAACTCGAGATGGAGGGGAGCCTCGGATAA
- a CDS encoding ABC transporter ATP-binding protein, with the protein MARLELNNLHAEVAEGDEKILEGVNLEVQSGEIHALMGPNGSGKSTTAKVIAGHPAYEVTDGEVLLHLEEGEFGEDIEIDEDQRTWSLLDLEPNERAALGIFLGFQYPAEIEGVTMTNFLRTALNAKIEEREELFEDEDGDEEEEEEGFETSPMEGDVDEGEVGVAEFQQILQEKMEQLDMDEKFAQRYLNAGFSGGEKKQNEVLQAAILEPSVAVLDEIDSGLDIDRLQDVSEGINALRDEQGTGILQITHYQRILDYVEPDHVHVMLDGQIAKSGGPELAEKLEDKGYDWVREDVYGTA; encoded by the coding sequence ATGGCACGTCTCGAACTAAACAACCTGCACGCGGAAGTAGCGGAGGGCGACGAGAAGATCCTCGAGGGCGTCAATCTCGAGGTCCAATCGGGGGAGATCCACGCCCTGATGGGACCGAACGGCTCCGGAAAGTCGACGACCGCGAAGGTCATCGCCGGCCACCCGGCCTACGAGGTCACCGACGGTGAGGTCCTCCTTCACTTAGAGGAGGGCGAGTTCGGTGAGGACATCGAGATCGACGAGGACCAGCGAACCTGGAGCCTGCTCGACCTCGAGCCCAACGAGCGCGCCGCGCTCGGTATCTTCCTCGGCTTCCAGTATCCCGCCGAGATCGAGGGCGTCACGATGACGAACTTCCTCCGCACGGCGCTGAACGCCAAGATCGAGGAGCGCGAGGAGCTCTTCGAGGACGAGGACGGCGACGAAGAAGAGGAGGAAGAAGGCTTCGAAACCTCGCCGATGGAGGGAGACGTCGACGAGGGTGAAGTCGGCGTCGCCGAGTTCCAGCAGATCCTCCAAGAGAAGATGGAGCAACTGGACATGGACGAGAAGTTCGCCCAGCGCTACCTCAACGCCGGCTTCTCCGGCGGGGAGAAGAAGCAAAACGAAGTGCTGCAGGCCGCCATCCTCGAGCCCTCGGTCGCCGTTCTCGACGAGATCGACTCCGGGCTCGACATCGACCGACTGCAGGACGTCTCCGAGGGCATCAACGCGCTGCGCGACGAGCAGGGCACCGGGATCCTCCAGATCACCCACTACCAGCGAATCCTCGACTACGTCGAGCCCGATCACGTCCACGTGATGCTCGACGGTCAGATCGCCAAGAGCGGCGGGCCGGAGCTCGCCGAGAAGCTCGAGGACAAGGGTTACGACTGGGTCCGCGAAGACGTCTACGGCACTGCGTAA